Part of the Sulfuriflexus mobilis genome is shown below.
GCCAGTGACAAGCGCCAGAGCGGCGAGGCATCGACAAAAAACGCATGTGTGTGATCGCGCAGCGAGGACCAGAAGCTATCGGCCTGCACCAGTTCATCACCGGCGATCTCGGCGCTGCCACTGAGAACCGCTGACTCGGCACCCGACAGGCGCAGATAAAGCCGGCGGTCATAATGTGCCGCGGCAGACACCGGGATATCACGGGCCGAGAAGTGGTCGATGAGTTTAAGCGCCTCTTCCTGGTTGCATTCGCGACTCAGGCTGATTTCATGTTCGGGTTTGGGTAAGACCTTCAGCGAGATATCCAGTAATACGCCGAGTGTCCCGAGGGCACCACACATCAGGCGTGAGACATCGTAGCCGGCAACGTTTTTCATTACCTGACCACCAAAGCTCAGGACCTCGCCCTTACCATTGATGCACTTGATGCCGAGGACGAAGTCGCGCAATGAACCGCTATACGGACGGCGTGGACCGGACAGGCCGGTGGCCACAGCACCGCCGAGGGTGCCGCTGTTCGTAAACAAGGGCGGTTCGAAGGCGAGCATCTGTTTGTGTTCATCCAGTAAGGCGATAATCTCAGACAGTGGTGTGCCGCTCCTGGCGGTAATGACCAGTTCGCTGGGTTCATAACTGATAATGCCGCAGTGCTCGCGTGTGCTGAGGCTCTCCCCATGTGCGTGCCGACCATAGAACTGCTTGCTGCCCAGGCCGCTGATGGCAACTGGGCTGGA
Proteins encoded:
- the glcE gene encoding glycolate oxidase subunit GlcE, whose protein sequence is MNNDQTTPLQERIRIAIERSSPVAISGLGSKQFYGRHAHGESLSTREHCGIISYEPSELVITARSGTPLSEIIALLDEHKQMLAFEPPLFTNSGTLGGAVATGLSGPRRPYSGSLRDFVLGIKCINGKGEVLSFGGQVMKNVAGYDVSRLMCGALGTLGVLLDISLKVLPKPEHEISLSRECNQEEALKLIDHFSARDIPVSAAAHYDRRLYLRLSGAESAVLSGSAEIAGDELVQADSFWSSLRDHTHAFFVDASPLWRLSLAPATPCLKLDGEAFIDWGGAQRWLKTDASADVIRSLCEAHEGHATLFRHDGHVSEVFHPLSPGLAAIHHQLKQSFDPHGIFNPQRMVAEW